The region AGAGCGGGATAGGCATGCATGATCTGACAGGGTTTCAGCGGGATCTACTCTACGTTATCAGGGGGGAGGACGAACCGCACGGGCTCGCCATCAAGGAGGAGCTAGAGGCGTACTACGAGAAGGAGATCCATCACGGGCGATTGTATCCGAACCTCGATACGCTCGTCGATAAGGGGTTGGTCGAGAAGGGCCAACGCGACCGGCGGACGAACTATTACTCACTCACTCGGCGCGGACGCCGTGAGATCGAGGCCCGCCGCGAGTGGGAGGCTCGCTACGTCGACCTCTGAGCCATCGAGGCGGTAAAGGGGCCCATCGACACTCGAATACGCTATAGACCATCTAATCGGTCCCGCGGCGCGACGTGCCCGAGCGCGTATCGTCCCCGGACGCTACTCCAGCAACCCGCGGGCGATGACGCTCTTTTGGATTTGGCTCGTGCCCTCGTAGATGGTCGTGAT is a window of Halalkalicoccus subterraneus DNA encoding:
- a CDS encoding PadR family transcriptional regulator, translated to MHDLTGFQRDLLYVIRGEDEPHGLAIKEELEAYYEKEIHHGRLYPNLDTLVDKGLVEKGQRDRRTNYYSLTRRGRREIEARREWEARYVDL